The DNA region TGTGGATAGGAGGATATGTAGGATTTAGAGCATTTTATAAGGTTAATGAGGCCAATTTGGATAAGTTTGAGTATACCTTAACACTTCTACCAAGACAAAGCATCCTCTATTTCCCAGTTTCAAAGATAATTAATAGGCATGACAAGATATACTTTGTTATAAAGCCCTACACCACAATTAGACGTGAAGTACACTTGATTCAGAAGGGTTATTATAGGTTTAAACCGAAGATTGAAGATGAAGAACTTCTTCAGAGGGAAGTAATTGAAGTGAATGGAAAGCAGTACGAGGTGCTCTTTGAGAAAAGACGCGATGTAGAGCTACTTAGAGACTTCATTCAAGGATTTTCCAAGGCGGAAAATGTTAAGCATATATCACTTACACCAAAAACTAACGTACTATATGTCTTCATGAAGCCAGAGATTGAAACCATAGAGCAGGATGTGAGACACATAATCCGTTTTGTTAATGAAAGTTTAAAAGAGGGTCTCTTTGATAGATGAAGACAAAAACCTAATAAATTTCTTTTTAAATTTTTACCCACTCGAAAGCCTTGCCTTTTAGGGCGGGGGAGGAGGTCAGTCATGATAGGAAGACTTTTTGCCCTTGGCTATTCAAAAGAGTTTGCAGAGCGTTATTACCAACTTTGGGGTGAGAGAGCTTTAAGGATAGCTGAGGCAATGGAAAAACCTCTTCCAAGATGTTTTCGAGTCAATACTCTTCGTGCTGATGTATCGAAACTTACCAAGATGTTAAACAAAAAAGGATTTCAATTCAAGCGCGTTCCTTGGGCGAGAGAAGGTTTTTGTTTGACTAGAGAGCCTTTTTCAATTACCTCAACTCCAGAATATCTAGGAGGATTAGTTTATATCCAAGAGGCCTCCTCAATGTATCCACCAGTAGTCCTTGGACCAAGGCCTGGAGAAATTGTAGCGGATATGGCTGCGGCTCCAGGAGGGAAGACATCTTATATGGCCCAACTGATGGAAAACAAAGGAGTAATATATGCTTTTGATGTGGGAGGAGATAGACTAAAGGAGACCAGACTTAATCTTTCAAGACTTGGAGTGACAAATACTATCCTTGTTCATAAAAGTTCTCTGTACATGGGAGAACTTGACATGGAGTTTGATAAAATTCTTTTGGACGCCCCCTGTACTGGTAGTGGCACAATCCATAAAAATCCAGAGAGAAAAGCAAATAGGACAATTAAAGATGTTAAATTCTGTCAGAATTTACAAATACAGATGATAAAGGTTGCATTAGAGAATCTAAAGGTTGGGGGAGTATTAGTATATTCTACATGTTCATTGGAACCAGAGGAGAATGAATTTGTAATCCAATGGGCGCTCGATAACTTTGATGTTATCCTTTTACCTCTTCGATTTGGCGAGCCAGCCTTAACCTCCCCATTTGACATAGAGCTTAGTTCTGAACTCTCTAAGGCAAGACGATTCTATCCGGATGAGCATAATACTAGTGGGTTTTTTGTGGCTAAGATTCAGAAAAAATTCTAAAATAGAAAGAAAAACATTTAATAATATGTAAACATACAGTAATTTTAGGTGAATTCCAGTGATGTTGCAACTAAGGGATTTTTTAAATGATATCCATGAGGGGGAGAGAGTATTCATTGAGTATGAGTCCACGTCTCATCCAGAACTTTTTCTTGATGGGTTGGTGAAATGGAGCAATGAAGAGAGGGTACCACTCTTAATCGTTGACATGCTAGATACATTTCATCTATTTGTACAGCAGCTTAGATTTTTAGGGTATAATACTCATCATTTGGAAAATCTTTGTGTTATCAAAGGAGGGGGTAAAGTTGAACTTGGGAGGGTAATTGGAAGGGTTAGAATAATGGAAGAGTTCTATGTGCAACTTAAAGAGTATAATGATGCAATAAGGTTATTTTTTGAGAAAGTCAAATCTGATAGGGCCGTTATTGTGTTTTTGGGCATGGAAAAGTTCATGTACTCCTTCCAAGAATCTTCCTATAGGGTCGAAGAGTATTTTGATAAGGTTGTAAGAAGACCATTATTTAAGGGAAACATAATCTTTGTTTTTGCTCTGAAGGGTATCATGAGTGCTCAAGTCGAGGCACTATGGCATGAGAGTTCCACAAGAGTTCTTGAGATCAATGGTAGAGGAGATAGATTTTTCATTAAAAAAGCACCCAAACTTGATCATTTGGATGGGGTGATAGAATTATGAGTTCCACAGTGGAGGAAATCTTAGAATATATAAAGTCAGTGATGTGGAGAGAAGGGATTGTGGTAGAATATTCTTCTAGTGAGCCCATTCATTTAATTTTTAAATGGTTGGTGGGAATCTCTAAGAAAATTACTGATAATATACTTGTCCTAGATGTTTTAGATGTTTTATCAATGTTAAAATTAAATCTTGATGTTGCTGGGAAGGATACATCTTTCATACATGAGCTTGATGTAATAAAAATAGGAGGGAACATAAAGCTTGGTAAGATAATAGGTTATGTGGATCCCCACCAAGATATTACAGTATATGCATCTAAGTATTCCAAAATTCTTCGGGAATATTACGAAACCCACAAAAATATAGTCTACTTCCTCTTTGGAATGGAAAAGCTTGTGCATCTGCAAGAAAGGAAAAGGGCATTTGAATTATACGCTACAAATTATACACGGTATGTTTTTGGTGATGAAGAGAGAGTGGGAATTTATTTCATAAATAGGGACATAGCGACAAGGCCATTGCTCTTACAGTTGGAAGAGGCAGCTTCTAGAGTTGTGGAGGTTATTCATGAAGAAGGAACATTAAAAATTAAAATTAGAAAGTCTCCACGCTTGGATGATTATGGAAAGGAATTTAAGATCCCTCTTGAAGATCTTCGTCATTTAAAATTTTAGTTTCAATTTCGTGGAGTACCTTTCTAGTTTCTTCACTTAACAAACTTTCAAGCTCATCTCGTGCTGCCTTGGCCACATCAAATTTTGAGGAATATTCTCTGGAAACATCTATCCAAGGAATTTTCTTCTTTTCCACAAACACATCGATATCTGCAAATCGTTGATATCCTCTATATTCCAGTCCTTTGAGAAGGAATTTTATCCTGAGGGGATCTTCCCAAGTCATGAGTTTTATCTTGTAAACTCTAATCCTCATAAAAGGCCTTGGATAGTCCCAGTCCCATCCTTCACTTACAACGTATCCTAGATCGAGATCTTCAAGAACTAAAAGTACACGCTCAATATTTTCTTCATATCTCTTTTTTGTGTCATAGATTCTTATGGTTATTTCTCGCCATCCCTCTGGAAGTAGCTTAAAAAGCAGGATTGGTAAGTCTATTCTGAGGGCCCTATACACATCTATGAAGTTTTTCTTGATTAAAAAGGCTCCTTTTAAATCCCCTACACTGAGATGTTTGACAAGTTTTTTGTCCGTTACTAAAAGAAGAGTGTCTTTCTCTTCTCCTTCATTTACTCCTCGGGCAAAGCTAGTCTCAATTGCATTATATCTTTGGGGGATGATTTCCGAGACCTTTTCTGCTTCTTTAGGAACTCTCAACAATATTATTTGTGGTCCGAGATTTGCCCTGTCAAAGGGGGCTTTTGCATTCAAAAGTTCCTTTAATACGCTATCGCTTCTCATCTTTATCAAAAAGGCTCCTCTTGTTAGGTCAAGTATAGTTTTCCATTCTTCGGCAGGTGTTACAAAAACAATAGTATCAAGTTCGCCACTTTGGTTCCATGCTTCCTCAACAGATGTCTTTGGAACTCCAAAAAGGTTGGTGATGAAATTCTCCCCAACTCCAACGTTGGAGGTTCTTAAAAATAACATTGAAGGTCCAAAACGCATTAGTCTCATTATAATCCCCTCATCACTTTATAACCTCTTTCAAAATTTGTTCCATCTGGGTATTTGACCTTAATAACACGTTTGCTTTGTGGGAGAATGAAGTTAATGTTTAGGATCCCATTTAATCCTTTCTCGATAACTTTAAAGTTATGGCCATATAATGCAAAATCAATAGGTTTGTTGTTTTTCAGCTCACGAGGTTCGTGAGCCAAAGCCAGTCTAATTCCCTCTATTTCTATGATGTCACCGGGCTTTAGTATTTTTGCTCGTCTAGAAAATTTTCTGAGTATTTCTGGATCATCTTCATTTCCGGGCACTATATATACTCTGGCATTAGAGTTTTCAAGAATATCCAAAAGTTCTTGAACTCTCTTTTTATATCTATCTTTAAGTTCGGGTCGTCTCTCGAGTTTTATATTGTCTACGAGATCTCCGGTATGAATTATGTACTCTGGCCTACTCTTTTCTATTAAGTTGAGGATGAATGGGTATATGTTATCTGGTGTATCACTTATGTGCATGATCTTTGGTTCTGAAGTCTCGAGTAATACCTTTGGGAGTCCTCTCCTCCTTAGAAAACTTGGAAGGTTAAATCTCATCTTGAATATTTTTTCGATAGCATTTTATATAACTTTGGTCCAAGACAGAAGAGGTGGTTTATAGTGCGGGTGTTGGTATTAGGTGCGGGTAACGTTGGAAAGGCTATAGCTTGGGATTTAAAAGATGAGTTTGATGTTTCTGTTGGCGATGTAAGTGAAAAGAGATTAAAAGAACTCTTAAATTTTGTAGAAACCATAAAAATAGATGCTTCGGACTTTAATGAGCTAATTAAAATCATGCGACAATTCGAATTAGTTATTGGAGCACTGCCGGGTAGGTTTGGTTATTCTACGGTTAAAGCCGCAATTAAAGCAGGTGTTGATATAGTTGATGTTTCTTTCATGCCTGAAAACCCTCTTGAACTCCAAAAAGAAGCAGAAAAAAGCCAGGTGACGGTGGTATTTGACGCTGGCTTTGCTCCGGGTCTCAGCCATATATTCTTAGGAAGGATTTATCAGGAGATGGATGAGCTCAAAGAGGCCCATATTTATGTCGGAGGCCTTCCAAAAGAGCCTAAGCCTCCATTATATTATAGAATAACATGGTCCCCTTACGATTTAATTGAAGAATATATTAGGCCTGCGAGAATTGTAAAAGATGGAGAAATATTATCAGTTGATCCATTGGAGGATATTAAAATCATTGAAATTGATGGGAAGAAATTTGAGGGATTTATAAGTGATGGTCTGCGTTCGCTTCTTGAGAATATTAATGCCAAAAGACTGGAGGAGTGGACACTCCGTTGGCCAGGGCATTTAGCTAAGATGAAAATATTGAGGGAACTTGGATTTTTCACTTCGGAAAACTTGGAAAATACTCTTAATGTGATATCCTCATTAATGATGTATGAAAGCCCGGATTTTTCAATAATGGAAGTTATTGGAAAAGGCAGAATTAATAATAAATCCATGGAAATCAGGTATTTTCTGTATGATGAAGAAAAGGATGGTTTTACATCGATGGCCCGTGTCACCGGTTTTACGGCGGCCATAATAGCTCGCATTGTAGGTAGAGGTGCTTGTGCATATGGTGTCATCCCTCCGGAGATCTTGGGAATGAGGGAAGATACATATCTAGAAATAATGAATGGAGTTAAGAAAAGAGGTATTCGGGTAGAGGTGAGCAAAAGTGCTTCATCTGATAATAGCTGACAGTGAGCTTGAACTTGTCCCAAAAAACCTTCGAAACCATCCTATAATTATCAACTATGCAAAAAAGAGGAATAAACGACCAGAGGAGGTTCTTCTTGACTCTACCTATCATCATTCTGTATTGAAATCTTTAAAGGATGGAGAAAGAAGGGGTAGGCCTGATATAGTGCACCTGTGTCTAATGAATGCTTTGGAAAGCATCTTGAATAAGGAAGGCAAGCTTAGAGTTTATGTGCACACGAGGAATAATGAAGTGATCTACATAAAACCCGAAACAAGGTTACCACGGAACTACAACCGCTTTGTGGGACTAATGGAGAGTTTATTCAAGAACAAGATTATCCCTAAAGATCTGGCACTATTGAGAATTGAGAAGAAGACTCTTTCTGAACTTATCCAAGAGATAGCTCCAGATGGAGTTTTTATCATGCATGAGAAAGGAAAATTTATGTCACCTAAGGAGTTTGGAAAGAAACTGACTAAGTACACTTCCCCCGTAGTCATCATAGGCGGCTTTCCTCATGGAGTGTTTCTAAGCGATATAAAGGGAGAAAAAGTCAGTATTTACAGAGAACCGCTTATGGCATGGACTGTTGTTAATGAAGTGGTAGTTAGTTATGAGATCAGTTTACTCTGCTGACCTCCTCCCGCCTTGAAGGGCAAGACCTCCAAAAGAAAAAGTAAATTCTCTTCAAAAATTTTTTAAATGAGTAGAATAAACCACATCAAGAACGTTTGTGGGAGGTAAAGAAAATGGGAGACAAAACTAGAGTTCAGGTTAGTAAGCTCAAACCCGGGAGATATATCCTTATTGATAATGAACCGTGCAGAATAGGCAACATTACAGTTTCATCCCCTGGGAAACACGGTTCAGCAAAGGCAAGAATCGAGGCAGTTGGAATCTTCGATGGAAAAGTTAGGAGCATTGTAAAGCCAACAAGTGCAGAAGTTGATGTTCCAATTATCGACAAGAGAACCGGGCAAATCATAGCCATCACCCCTGATACAATCCAACTTATGGACATGGAAACTTACGATCTCTTTGATGTTCCAATAGCTACAGGGGTTAATGAGGATATCAAAGATAAACTTAAAGAGGGAATCAACGTTGAGTACTGGGAAACCCTTGGAAGAATAAAGATCATGAAGCTTAAGGGAGAAAGCGAGTGAACTTTTTTCTTATTTTTGTTTAAATTCTCATTGTGTTATTATCTGAATGTCTTGTCTTTCAGAGTGGGAAGGGAGTCAGTAGTTGCTAAGGTTGTATATGAGCTGAATTTATTATCTTGGGCCCTGTAGAATAGGTAGATGGTATCGTTAACAACGATGGCTGCGGGGTTAAATGTTGCTTTGCTTTCGAAAGGATACTCTCCTGGAGATAAAATTGGTTTGTCTGAAACTCGTGTGTATCCACTTATTGGAGGAGTACAATCATACTTGAATCCATAAATTAGAAATAGAATTGTAAATATGGATAAAAAATAATAGCTGCATATTTCTTTTTCAAAAAGTTCCCTCCCTATCCATAAATGAGTTCTCTTGTTTTAGCATCAAATATGTATATCCTGTCTGTCCTTGGTTTCCAGTAGACCTCTTTCACACTGGTTCCCATACTTTCTGGAAGTTGAACAACTATCTCCAAGTCGCCATAGGGGATATGGCCGTAACTTTCCACTCCTAGTTTTTCGATACCGAGGAGCGTTCCTTTAACAAACCCTTCCTTTGCGTCTTTGCTCACTTCTACATGTTGGGGCCTGAAGCCTAGAATTACTTTTTCTCTGGCTTCCATTTCTGTTGGAAGCTCTAACAAAAATTCACCGGCATTAAAGAGTGTTCTGTTGTCTTTTACAATTATTTCTCCTTCAATTAGATTCATAGGGGGGCTTCCTACAAATGTACCGACGAAAGTGTTTGCAGGTTTGTAAAAGATTTCATTTGGAGTTCCAACTTGTTGAAGAACTCCTTTATTCATAACGGCTATTCTATCGGCCATTGTCATAGCCTCGACCTGATCGTGAGTTACGTAGATTGTTGTTATTCCTAGATCGTAGCTCAAGAGTTTTTTAAGTTCAAAACGCATTTGGGTCCTTATTTTTGCATCCAAGTTGCTTAAAGGTTCATCTAGTAGAAACACCTCTGGCTCTCTTACAAGTGCTCTTGCAAGTGCCACTCTTTGTTGCTGTCCACCACTTAACTCGCTTGGTTTTCTATTTAATAATTCACTTATTCCTAAGAACTCTGCAACTTCTTTTACCTTTTTGGTTCGTTCTTGTTTTGGAACACCGGCCATTCTTAGAGGAAACTCAATATTTCCAAAAACACTCATATGGGGATATAAGGCATAGCTCTGAAATACCATTGCTGTGTTTCTCTTAGTGGGGTCTATTTCGTTAACTAGTTGATCACCGATCCATATTTCACCCTCTGTAGGTATTTCCAATCCAGCAATCATTCTAAGAGTTGTTGATTTCCCACATCCACTTGGACCAAGTAGCACCATGAACTCTCCATCTTTAATTTCAAGGTTTAGCCTACTAACAGCTATTACATTTCCAAATTTCTTTGTGACATTCTTCAGCAAAACCCTCGCCATCAGCCTTTCCCTCCTGTAACTACTATACCTTTAATCAGATATTTATTCAGCACAAGGAAGAGGATTATCGTGGGTGCAGATGCCACGAGTGAACCTGCGATTATTGGAGTGTATTCCGTCCACATGCTTCTTTGGAAAGCAAAACTAAGCCCTACTGGGAGCGTGAAGTTCTCGGGGGACCTTAAGAAGATCAGTGGACCTATAAATGCATTCCAAGATCCTAAGAATTGATATACGGCTACTGCTCCAAGGGCAGGTCTTGCTAGAGGTAGGGCAATGTAGAAAAATGATTTTATCGGTCCGCATCCATCCAAACGAGCGGCTTCAAATATTTCGGTGGAAAGAGACATGAAGTACTGTCTCATTAGGAATATGCTCGAGACATTAGTGAGGCCTAGAAGGGCAAGTCCAAAGATGTTGTCTATTAGTCCAAGCTTATATATTATAATGTAATTTGGTACTAAGGTTACGAACATGGGAATCATCAAGAGAGAAAGTAGAGCTGAAAAGAGAACGTCTCTCCCTGGGAATTTCAACCTGGCAAATGCATAACCGGCCATGCTGGTAAACATTATATTGCCCGCAACTATTAAACCTGCATAAAGAGCAGTGTTTCTAATCCATCTTGGGAATAATTCCAACCTAAAGAGTTTCTGATAATTCTCTAGGGTGAATGGACTAGGCACCCACTCTGGGGGGTATCTTGAAGCTTGAGCCCACGTCATAAAAGAAGCTACAAGGGATCGGATGAATGGCATTAGATAAACGAGTGCAAAAGTTAATAGGACTGCATAAGTTATTACAACCCAGATGCGTCGTATTAACAGTTCTTTTTCTTTGGGTGTCATCTCATAGCCCTCCCATACTTTTTCTGGAAGATATATGTGGTTGTAAAGATTATGGCAAAGAGGAACCAACTTTTAGCTGCTGCAACCCCGGGGTTAATTCTTGTAAATGCCTCGTTATAGATATCCAGTGCTACTGTGTATCCTGCCCCTCCTGGCCCGCCATTAGCCCCAGCCATTACCCAGGCCAGGTCAAACATCTGGAGGGCCCCAATAAGGCCCATAACCACTACATACACTATCATGGGCCTTAACATTGGGATTGTTATGAAGAAGAATCTTCTTATGGGCCCTGCACCATCTAGCATAGCCGCCTCGTATATCTCTTTGGGAATCGCTTGCATTGCTGCTAGGAAGGACACCATAAAGTGTCCGCTCGTTCCCCATATAGCAACAGTAGCTATCGCTAAGAGGAGATAATTTCTATCGTTTATCCAGTCTATTGGTTGAAATCCTGGAATTACATGGGAAAGTGCAAAATTAATAAAACCGTTTTTCATGAAGAGCCAAATAAAAATCAAGGCGACTATAACGGAAGAGGTGGTTGCAGGAAGAAAGTAGGATACTTTAAAGAATTGTTGGCCTTTAATCTTTTGATTTGCAAAAGAAGCCAAAACTATAGCAAGAAACGTTTGCACAGGGACAACTATTGCAGTATAAATAAGGATGTTTTTTAATCCTGTATAAAACGGAGAAAGCAAATATGAGGCTCCGTTGAGACCTCTCATTAGGTCTCTTAACACTATCTCAAAATTTTTTAACCCCACAAATTGCATTGTGCCTATATAATCCCACTTGAAAAAGCTCAAATAGAAGGCAAATCCCATTGCAAAATATCCAAAAACGAGATTTAGAATGACAGCGATCGAAATGAGAGATAAACCAGCAACAATTTCCTTATTCCTAGCCTTCTCATAAAAAGAAGAAAAAGAAAACATATCAGTCACCTCAGCCACTTAATTCTTCTTGAACAACCTGCTTCATAACGTTTATTGCTTCGTCAATTGTTATTTCTCCTCTCATTGCAGCAGCCATTGCGTCACTGAACTTACCTTCAAGTGGTCCTGATTTTGGACCCCAAAGGAACACTATCATTTCGTCGTACTCAAAGGAGAGTGTCTTCTTGTGTTGTGGCCACATGTCTGGATCGTTCTCAAAGCCCTTTATGCTTGGTAGTGTGTGTCCTCCCTTGACAACAAGTTCTTTCTGTCCATCTGGACCTAATAAGAATTCTACAAATTTCCAAGCCTCTTGTGGGTGTTCACTCTTTGCGTTTATTCCTAAGATCACTGTATATGCCATTGTAACTCTGCCTTCTTTTCCAGCTGGGACTGGAGCAATGTCCCAGTCTTCTCCATACTTGAAGTCGGGGAACTGATCAGCTAAGAATGGTATCATCCAGTTTCCACTTATTACCATGGCAACTTCTTGTTGACCAAAGGCATCTCCAAGCCATCCTGCACCTACATCTCCGGGTTGCACAACATAAGGAGTTAATCCTTGTTCTTCTCTCTCAATCTTTCCTTTCTTGTAGAGGTTTATGTACCAAGTAAGGGTCTCTTTAACCACTGGATTGTCAAACCAAGCTGCATCTTCAGGTTTTTCAAACCAAGGCTTTGGAGCACCGTTGCTCACGGCAACAGGTACGTATCTGTTGAATCCACCAAGGTAAATTGCCAAGCCAGGTTTTCCGGTTTTATCGGCTATTATCTTTGCGTATTGTTCAAGCTCTTCCCAAGTTTCAGGTGGTTTTGTCAATCCTGCTTGCTCAAAGAGTTTCTTGTTATAGAAGAGAGCTAACATACTCCAATCTTTTGGAAGACCATAAAGCTTTCCATCTTTCTTAAAGGGCTCTAAGAGGAATGGATAGAATTGATCAACAAAGCTTTGGTCTGCAAGTTCGGATATGGGGTATAGAGCTCCCTTGTCGATGAATATTGGTGACCATGCGCTATCAACGTAGAATATGTCTGGAGCGACACCAGCTCCAAATGAAGCTAGGATGTTTTCATGGAACATTTGAGTAATGACCTCATATTTAACACCGATGTCCGGGTTTGCTTGCTCAAATTCAGCGATCATTTTTTGGTAGTTTTTCATCTCAGTTTCTCCAGCGCTCCAACCTGCAAATCTTATGAAGACTTTTTCTTGAATCTGTGTCTCGGTTTCAGTCTTTGTTTCTGTTGTTGGGGTTGGAGTTTGGCCTCCAATACATCCTGAGGCTACTACTGCAAAAAGCAGAGCAAAAATCAAAAGACCTCCAAAGAGAACTTTCTTCATTTTTCTCCCTCCCACCTAGGGTTAAGTGATATGGTCTTTCAATTTTTATACTACAATGATATTATATAAACCTTACTGATATAGTATACAATATATTTAAATAGTATTAATGCAGAAAAAGTATAGTAGCAAGGGACAGTGGGGGTGTAACAATGGAAAACTATGCGTTTTTGATTGAGAAGCTACAGGAACTAGGACTCACGAAAAGAGAAGCTGAAGTGTATCTTGCTATTCTTGTGAGGAATGGAGCCACTGTGAAGGATCTTCTTGAGTCATTAGATATACATCAACCTCAATTGTATAACATAATCCAAAGCCTCATCAGGAAGGGGTTTATTAGAGCTTCTGCAGGGAGGCCTAGAATATATACTGCAAGTGATATAAGTGCCCTTATAGATATCCAGAAAATGAAGTTTGACCTTCTAAAAACCACTCTTCAAGAAGAACTTACGAAAATAAAAAGCAGGTCGGAAGAAGAGGGACCATATATCTCTATGGTTAGGAGTTTAGAGGGTGTATTGGCTAGCATTATAGAGATAGTTAACTCTGCAGAAGTAGAAATTAGGGCAGAACTGCCATTCCCTATTTTTAAAGAGATCAAACATTATCTTTTAGGGGCTGCTCAGAGAGGAGTGAACTTGTATCTTTTAGTATATCCTGGAACTGGAGGATTTGAGGAATTTAAGAGATTCAAAGATCAAGTGAAAATAAAAACTTCTGAGCTTGGGAACTTTTTGCTTGTTATTGCAGATCTTTCAAGTGCAGTTTATGCAAAAAGAAGGTTCTTTAGTGTTCATAAGTTTCCAGTTTCAAATACGGAGATTTATGGGTATGTCATTCAAGAAAAGGATTTATTGCTTAGGCTATTAAACATTCACAATAATCTCTGGATAAAGGCTAAAGAGGCCCTTTGTTGGGTTTCAAGGCCTGAACTATATCCGAAGACCTTTATAGAATTCTCTATGGCGCTTAACGAACTGGAAATTCTCTTAAAGCTTGGTTACACTCCCATAGTTACAGTAGAAGGAAGGGATATCAAAAGTAGTTACCCCATAAAAACTAAAGGAAGAGTTCGTTCTGTAAACCGTTTTGGGATTGTAAGTAATTTTGTTCTTGAGAGTGAAGAAGGAACATTAACTGTAGGGGGTTTTGACGCAGAAGTTGAGGATATCGAGGCTCAGCGCATTATAATAGAAAAAATAGAAAGATGATCTGGGGGGCAGCAAATGAAGGAGATAGCATTAATATGGGACTTTGATGGTGTGTTAGTCTTTACGCCTCATGAAGAAGCTTGGAAAAGAGCTGCAAGGCACTACGGAGCGGACATTGATCACGAGTTTTATGTGACTTATGTTTCAGGGAAACCAAGATATGAGGGAGCTCATAAGATATTGGAACTCAAGGGAATTTATGAAAGATATAATGCAAGGAGTGAAGAAGAGAGAAAGGACCTTCTACATGAATTTGCAGAGTTTAAGAACAGGATAGTCAACGAGATGTTTGAAAGGGAGGAATATGAGGTTAATTGGAATGCGATAGCCTTTTTACAAAACACAAAAGAAGCTGGAATAAAAAATGCTCTTGCATCTGCATCTAAAAATGCAACAAAACTAGCGAAAAAAGTCAAGATTGGGGAGAAAACACTTGCTGATTTGTTTGATGTGAATGTTAGTGGAATGGCTCCAACTAAAAAAGAGGTTTTCAAACTGGCGATGGAAGAGTTGAGAAGAAGTTTTTCAGATATCAAATTTTTCTTCGTAATTGAAGATGCTCCAGCAGGTATTCAGGCTGGAAAAGAACTTGGGGCCCTTACTTTGGGTTATGAACGGGAAGCGAGGTTGGATAGTGCTGATTTGACTTTTGATGATTTTGCCAAATTGGCTACTAAAAACCTTCAGCAGCTTATAGAAAAAAAGGAGGGTAGGGTATGAAGTTCAATTTCGAGTTTAACCGATACTCACCAAGAGAAGAGGAACTTTATGGTACTATATTAACATTAGGAAATGGCCATATTGGATTAAGGGGAGAAATTGAACTTGAACCCACAATATATGGTACAACTGTTGCGGGGATTTATGACTATGCTCCCTATTTTTATAGAGAAATTGTAAATGCTCCTCGGGTAATTGGGCTGCAGATGATGTTTAGTGGGGAGCCCCTTAATTTGAGCACACACAAGCTTTCAAGATATGAAAGAGAACTTAATATTAAGGAAGGAACACTAAAGACTTGGGTTCACATGGAGACCCACAAAGGAGTGAAAATTCAATATGAGAGTTTAAGAATTGTTCATGGAAAACGAAAGAACCTTATTATATTAAAGTTTAAATTTCAAGCGAGTAAAGGGGGTTTATTGACTTTGGTAAATCCAATTGAAACAGATGTTGCAAACCCTTCTTACCGTCCAG from Thermococcus sp. MV5 includes:
- a CDS encoding ABC transporter ATP-binding protein, which encodes MARVLLKNVTKKFGNVIAVSRLNLEIKDGEFMVLLGPSGCGKSTTLRMIAGLEIPTEGEIWIGDQLVNEIDPTKRNTAMVFQSYALYPHMSVFGNIEFPLRMAGVPKQERTKKVKEVAEFLGISELLNRKPSELSGGQQQRVALARALVREPEVFLLDEPLSNLDAKIRTQMRFELKKLLSYDLGITTIYVTHDQVEAMTMADRIAVMNKGVLQQVGTPNEIFYKPANTFVGTFVGSPPMNLIEGEIIVKDNRTLFNAGEFLLELPTEMEAREKVILGFRPQHVEVSKDAKEGFVKGTLLGIEKLGVESYGHIPYGDLEIVVQLPESMGTSVKEVYWKPRTDRIYIFDAKTRELIYG
- a CDS encoding carbohydrate ABC transporter permease → MTPKEKELLIRRIWVVITYAVLLTFALVYLMPFIRSLVASFMTWAQASRYPPEWVPSPFTLENYQKLFRLELFPRWIRNTALYAGLIVAGNIMFTSMAGYAFARLKFPGRDVLFSALLSLLMIPMFVTLVPNYIIIYKLGLIDNIFGLALLGLTNVSSIFLMRQYFMSLSTEIFEAARLDGCGPIKSFFYIALPLARPALGAVAVYQFLGSWNAFIGPLIFLRSPENFTLPVGLSFAFQRSMWTEYTPIIAGSLVASAPTIILFLVLNKYLIKGIVVTGGKG
- a CDS encoding carbohydrate ABC transporter permease yields the protein MFSFSSFYEKARNKEIVAGLSLISIAVILNLVFGYFAMGFAFYLSFFKWDYIGTMQFVGLKNFEIVLRDLMRGLNGASYLLSPFYTGLKNILIYTAIVVPVQTFLAIVLASFANQKIKGQQFFKVSYFLPATTSSVIVALIFIWLFMKNGFINFALSHVIPGFQPIDWINDRNYLLLAIATVAIWGTSGHFMVSFLAAMQAIPKEIYEAAMLDGAGPIRRFFFITIPMLRPMIVYVVVMGLIGALQMFDLAWVMAGANGGPGGAGYTVALDIYNEAFTRINPGVAAAKSWFLFAIIFTTTYIFQKKYGRAMR
- a CDS encoding ABC transporter substrate-binding protein, giving the protein MKKVLFGGLLIFALLFAVVASGCIGGQTPTPTTETKTETETQIQEKVFIRFAGWSAGETEMKNYQKMIAEFEQANPDIGVKYEVITQMFHENILASFGAGVAPDIFYVDSAWSPIFIDKGALYPISELADQSFVDQFYPFLLEPFKKDGKLYGLPKDWSMLALFYNKKLFEQAGLTKPPETWEELEQYAKIIADKTGKPGLAIYLGGFNRYVPVAVSNGAPKPWFEKPEDAAWFDNPVVKETLTWYINLYKKGKIEREEQGLTPYVVQPGDVGAGWLGDAFGQQEVAMVISGNWMIPFLADQFPDFKYGEDWDIAPVPAGKEGRVTMAYTVILGINAKSEHPQEAWKFVEFLLGPDGQKELVVKGGHTLPSIKGFENDPDMWPQHKKTLSFEYDEMIVFLWGPKSGPLEGKFSDAMAAAMRGEITIDEAINVMKQVVQEELSG
- a CDS encoding TrmB family transcriptional regulator — encoded protein: MENYAFLIEKLQELGLTKREAEVYLAILVRNGATVKDLLESLDIHQPQLYNIIQSLIRKGFIRASAGRPRIYTASDISALIDIQKMKFDLLKTTLQEELTKIKSRSEEEGPYISMVRSLEGVLASIIEIVNSAEVEIRAELPFPIFKEIKHYLLGAAQRGVNLYLLVYPGTGGFEEFKRFKDQVKIKTSELGNFLLVIADLSSAVYAKRRFFSVHKFPVSNTEIYGYVIQEKDLLLRLLNIHNNLWIKAKEALCWVSRPELYPKTFIEFSMALNELEILLKLGYTPIVTVEGRDIKSSYPIKTKGRVRSVNRFGIVSNFVLESEEGTLTVGGFDAEVEDIEAQRIIIEKIER
- a CDS encoding HAD family phosphatase, translated to MKEIALIWDFDGVLVFTPHEEAWKRAARHYGADIDHEFYVTYVSGKPRYEGAHKILELKGIYERYNARSEEERKDLLHEFAEFKNRIVNEMFEREEYEVNWNAIAFLQNTKEAGIKNALASASKNATKLAKKVKIGEKTLADLFDVNVSGMAPTKKEVFKLAMEELRRSFSDIKFFFVIEDAPAGIQAGKELGALTLGYEREARLDSADLTFDDFAKLATKNLQQLIEKKEGRV